The Ferroacidibacillus organovorans genome contains a region encoding:
- a CDS encoding glycoside hydrolase family 13 protein, with protein MDHRLNSAVARKRFLKRLQLGGTTLSLAVITLVSATWVAPLSKNAFAKRLHDPSRHAVAFPWYNRVYSNSFDAFYRSPFSAVPTDSTVVLRISGPKAMTGASILLTNVNGVAGAAASIKMRRMSAADSARFGISPKATAVYEGVIPASDLRTPTVESYMFQVQAGHSVAYYGNNGNGYGGTGSVATDPNLLIGYDLTVYDHTFVTPTWLRHGIIYEIFVDRFNNGNPANDPSPTKNLAIGQGPQGETLVPIQFHKNWNSTPYDPNIVVNVNSKNFLKELALRGDGNFSTDFFGGDLRGIIDKLGYLKSLGVNTLYLTPIFQSESNHKYDTGNFKMIDPSFGTLKTYVALAYDAKKLGIHLILDGVFEDTGSDSLYFNKFGTYPGVGAWQSYLNPRKKSPYSSWYEWSPGNTPPYIGWSGVDTLPQTNTQNKSYQNFIYGMYDKVHPKNPATNSVAAYWLSLGASGWRLDSANNNNFSVAWWTAFRKAVKKVDPNAAIIGEDWNNPTNDGGVDWMTGTTWDSTMNYPFRNAVISFFRGNYNDGSVQNYAMGASQFNATMMQMLQTYPTPAMYAEMNLLSSQDVERILTILEGAPNDSQLSAYAQATWKPTLAQEATGVKKLELVTDFQYGFVGVPSIYYGDEAGMIGFKDPLDRGTYPWGHANALLLAHYRLLGAIRNAHPVLQQGAYVPLYAHQNVIAFARTVRNGVDALGHRAKNATAIIAINDGTARTIHLRLAGILPNGTVLHDALLGGRTYTVADGQLTLTLGALQGVMLF; from the coding sequence ATGGATCACAGATTAAATTCAGCTGTCGCAAGGAAGCGCTTCCTTAAGCGTTTACAGCTTGGAGGGACAACGCTTTCGCTCGCGGTCATTACGCTTGTATCGGCGACCTGGGTGGCTCCACTGAGCAAAAACGCTTTCGCAAAACGTTTGCACGATCCCAGCCGTCACGCTGTCGCATTCCCGTGGTATAACCGTGTCTATAGCAATTCGTTTGACGCTTTTTATCGCAGTCCATTCAGTGCAGTTCCGACTGACTCAACGGTTGTTTTGCGCATTTCCGGTCCCAAAGCGATGACTGGAGCGTCGATTCTGCTTACCAATGTAAACGGTGTCGCGGGTGCGGCCGCGTCGATTAAAATGCGTCGCATGTCGGCGGCTGACTCTGCCCGCTTTGGAATCTCTCCAAAAGCGACAGCCGTTTATGAGGGAGTTATCCCAGCATCTGACTTGCGAACGCCAACGGTCGAATCGTACATGTTTCAGGTACAGGCAGGCCACTCTGTCGCTTATTACGGAAACAACGGAAATGGGTATGGCGGAACTGGCAGCGTCGCAACCGATCCGAATCTGCTGATCGGTTACGACTTGACGGTTTATGATCACACTTTCGTTACACCGACATGGCTTCGTCACGGCATCATCTATGAAATTTTTGTGGATCGCTTCAACAATGGAAATCCTGCGAATGACCCCAGTCCCACAAAAAATTTGGCCATTGGTCAAGGACCGCAAGGAGAAACCCTCGTACCTATTCAGTTTCACAAAAATTGGAACAGCACGCCGTATGATCCAAACATTGTTGTTAACGTCAACAGCAAGAATTTCTTAAAAGAATTAGCGCTGCGAGGAGACGGCAATTTTAGCACAGATTTTTTTGGCGGCGACCTGCGCGGCATCATTGATAAGCTTGGCTACTTGAAATCGCTCGGCGTCAATACACTCTATTTAACGCCGATTTTTCAATCCGAGTCTAATCACAAATACGATACAGGCAATTTTAAGATGATCGATCCGAGTTTTGGGACGTTAAAAACGTATGTGGCGCTCGCGTACGATGCGAAAAAATTGGGCATTCACCTCATCCTTGACGGTGTATTTGAAGATACGGGAAGCGACAGTCTTTATTTCAACAAGTTTGGGACGTACCCAGGTGTCGGCGCGTGGCAGAGCTACCTGAATCCTCGAAAAAAATCCCCTTATTCATCATGGTATGAGTGGTCGCCTGGCAACACGCCTCCCTACATTGGCTGGTCGGGTGTCGACACATTGCCGCAAACCAACACACAGAATAAGTCGTACCAAAACTTCATTTACGGCATGTATGATAAAGTGCATCCCAAAAACCCCGCAACGAATTCTGTGGCTGCGTATTGGCTTTCGCTTGGCGCCTCGGGCTGGCGGCTTGACTCTGCAAACAACAATAATTTCTCCGTCGCGTGGTGGACGGCGTTTCGCAAGGCTGTAAAAAAGGTTGATCCTAATGCCGCAATCATTGGCGAGGATTGGAACAATCCAACCAATGACGGCGGTGTCGACTGGATGACTGGAACGACGTGGGACAGCACGATGAACTATCCATTTCGAAATGCCGTGATCTCCTTTTTCCGCGGCAACTACAATGATGGATCGGTTCAGAATTACGCAATGGGCGCGAGCCAGTTTAACGCGACGATGATGCAGATGTTGCAAACATACCCGACGCCCGCGATGTACGCAGAGATGAACCTGCTCAGCTCACAGGACGTGGAACGCATCCTGACCATTCTTGAAGGGGCACCCAATGACAGTCAACTCAGCGCCTATGCACAGGCGACGTGGAAGCCCACCCTTGCGCAAGAGGCCACGGGTGTGAAAAAGCTTGAGCTGGTGACTGATTTTCAGTATGGGTTTGTCGGGGTGCCGTCCATTTATTATGGAGATGAAGCGGGTATGATTGGATTCAAAGATCCACTTGATCGCGGGACGTACCCGTGGGGACATGCGAATGCGTTGCTTCTAGCGCATTACAGGCTGCTTGGGGCGATTCGAAACGCGCACCCCGTATTGCAACAGGGCGCCTATGTTCCGCTTTACGCGCATCAAAACGTGATCGCCTTTGCGCGCACTGTGCGAAACGGTGTGGATGCGCTCGGCCATCGCGCCAAAAACGCGACAGCAATCATCGCGATCAATGACGGGACGGCTCGCACGATTCATCTGCGTTTGGCAGGAATCCTGCCAAACGGAACGGTTCTTCACGACGCGCTTTTGGGCGGGCGAACCTATACGGTTGCCGACGGACAACTGACGCTGACACTCGGGGCACTGCAGGGCGTTATGCTGTTCTAG
- a CDS encoding THUMP domain-containing class I SAM-dependent RNA methyltransferase, translating into MGTWKLMATAPLGLESIVARELTRLGYEPTLVENGRIMFAGDDDAIARCNMWLRTADRVLLVAGMFRATTFDELFEGTKALPWEHWLPKDAAFPVNGRSVKSQLSSVPACQSIVKKAIVERLSSAYHQSWFDETGHTCRIEIALHKDEALLTIDTSGDGLHKRGYRTLTGPAPLKETLAAALVDLSRYEPHRPFADPMSGTGTIAIEAALKSLCMAPGRLRTFAAESFSFVDHAAFVRAREEARDRQIRQPLDILASDIDPGARKIAEVHAQKAGVLFAIRFETMDIRAFSPDVEYGCVVTNPPYGERMGSDKEVDALYQAMGQAARRTPTWSWFVIAADPQFPRKFGRKSDKNRKLYNGRIECHFHQYLGPLPKRTFANQNTVERENN; encoded by the coding sequence TTGGGCACCTGGAAATTAATGGCGACAGCCCCCCTCGGCCTTGAGAGCATCGTTGCTCGGGAATTGACGAGGCTTGGCTATGAGCCCACACTCGTTGAAAACGGACGGATCATGTTTGCTGGAGACGACGACGCGATCGCGCGTTGCAACATGTGGCTACGCACAGCCGATCGCGTGCTTTTGGTTGCAGGCATGTTTCGCGCGACGACGTTTGACGAATTATTTGAAGGAACCAAGGCCCTTCCCTGGGAGCATTGGTTGCCAAAAGACGCTGCCTTTCCTGTCAATGGCCGCTCGGTCAAATCACAATTAAGCAGCGTTCCTGCTTGCCAGTCCATCGTAAAAAAGGCGATCGTCGAGAGACTATCCAGCGCATACCACCAGTCGTGGTTTGACGAAACGGGTCACACCTGCCGCATTGAAATAGCCCTGCACAAAGACGAAGCGCTGCTCACCATCGATACGTCGGGTGACGGTCTTCACAAGCGCGGTTATCGCACGCTGACAGGTCCGGCGCCCCTCAAAGAAACGCTCGCCGCAGCGCTTGTCGACCTGAGCCGCTATGAGCCGCACCGTCCCTTTGCCGATCCGATGAGCGGGACTGGAACCATTGCCATTGAGGCCGCGTTAAAAAGCCTGTGCATGGCGCCCGGTCGCTTGCGCACGTTTGCGGCAGAGTCGTTTTCATTTGTCGATCACGCAGCGTTTGTGCGGGCGCGCGAGGAAGCGCGCGATCGGCAAATTCGGCAACCGCTTGACATTCTCGCCTCGGACATTGATCCCGGCGCGCGCAAGATCGCCGAGGTGCACGCGCAAAAAGCGGGCGTCCTCTTTGCAATCCGCTTTGAAACGATGGACATCCGCGCATTTTCACCCGATGTAGAGTACGGGTGCGTTGTGACAAATCCACCCTACGGCGAGCGGATGGGCAGCGACAAAGAGGTGGATGCGCTTTATCAAGCGATGGGACAAGCTGCGCGCCGCACGCCCACTTGGTCCTGGTTTGTCATCGCGGCCGATCCTCAGTTTCCGCGAAAATTTGGCCGAAAATCAGACAAGAACCGAAAACTCTACAACGGTCGCATCGAGTGTCACTTTCACCAGTACCTCGGGCCCCTGCCAAAGCGCACGTTCGCAAATCAGAACACGGTCGAGCGCGAAAACAACTAG
- a CDS encoding NRAMP family divalent metal transporter has protein sequence MDDSRQTAHPTSIVLEREDIARAKDRLRVFQARKKGHSLRLLWLLVGPGILVMLGENDAPSMLSYAQTGASYGIGFFLPFILLTFVMAYVVQEMTVRLAAATHRGHAELIFDRFGRFWGIFAMIDLVIGNVLTLVTEFIGIRAGMAFFGLPPWLSAMLAIAVVIAAISSRRYFTWERIALGLALFNLVFVPVALMAHPHPAAILRALGTFSPLPGGFSMNLLVQIMADVGATVTPWMLFFQQSAAVDKGVTKQDLTQGRIDTGLGALIAAIAAMATVVACTPLFLHHVNLGTLGQSQFATALLPYIGHVGASLFALGLIEAGLVATIMISTSSAYALGEVAKVPSSLNRKIREAPWFYLSLLGGAVIAAIVILIPGAPLQAISITVNVIATLLMPPALLFLILLVNDRQIMGPLANRFFGNAVGWTIILIITAMGSTYGILTVFPHLIATS, from the coding sequence ATGGATGATAGCCGTCAAACCGCACACCCGACCTCAATCGTCCTCGAGCGAGAAGATATCGCTCGCGCAAAAGATCGCCTGCGCGTGTTTCAGGCACGCAAAAAAGGGCACTCATTGCGCCTTCTCTGGTTGCTTGTCGGCCCAGGCATTTTAGTGATGCTCGGAGAAAATGACGCGCCAAGCATGCTCTCTTATGCACAGACGGGCGCAAGCTATGGCATCGGATTCTTTTTGCCTTTTATCCTGCTGACCTTCGTGATGGCGTATGTCGTTCAAGAGATGACGGTTCGTCTCGCGGCCGCCACCCATCGCGGTCACGCTGAACTCATCTTTGATCGCTTTGGCCGCTTTTGGGGTATTTTTGCCATGATCGATTTGGTCATCGGCAATGTCCTGACGCTTGTCACCGAGTTTATCGGGATTCGCGCAGGCATGGCCTTCTTTGGGCTGCCCCCGTGGCTCAGCGCCATGCTTGCAATCGCAGTCGTCATCGCCGCGATCTCCTCAAGGCGCTATTTTACGTGGGAGCGGATCGCACTCGGTCTGGCGCTGTTCAATCTCGTCTTCGTCCCAGTAGCCCTGATGGCTCACCCCCACCCAGCGGCCATCCTCCGTGCACTCGGCACGTTTTCTCCACTTCCAGGCGGTTTTTCGATGAATCTGTTGGTGCAGATCATGGCGGATGTCGGCGCCACGGTGACGCCGTGGATGCTCTTTTTCCAACAGAGTGCGGCTGTCGACAAAGGTGTCACAAAACAGGATCTCACACAGGGGCGCATCGACACAGGGCTTGGCGCATTGATCGCCGCAATCGCCGCCATGGCAACAGTCGTCGCCTGCACCCCGCTTTTTCTTCACCATGTCAATCTAGGCACACTTGGTCAATCTCAGTTCGCGACAGCGCTTCTCCCTTATATCGGGCACGTTGGCGCTTCCCTCTTCGCTCTCGGCCTGATTGAAGCAGGCCTTGTCGCGACGATCATGATTTCCACCAGCTCCGCATACGCCCTTGGAGAAGTGGCAAAGGTTCCGAGCAGTCTCAATCGAAAGATTCGCGAAGCGCCCTGGTTTTATCTGAGTCTGCTAGGAGGCGCCGTGATCGCCGCGATCGTCATTCTCATTCCTGGCGCACCGCTGCAGGCGATCTCCATCACGGTAAACGTGATCGCGACACTCCTGATGCCGCCTGCCCTGCTGTTTCTCATTTTGCTTGTAAACGACCGCCAAATCATGGGACCGCTCGCGAATCGCTTTTTTGGAAACGCCGTCGGCTGGACGATCATCCTGATCATCACCGCGATGGGCAGCACCTACGGCATCCTGACTGTCTTTCCGCATCTCATCGCTACATCCTGA
- a CDS encoding FAS1-like dehydratase domain-containing protein, whose amino-acid sequence MSHSIEEARAYAIKQQVTIEALTAFLLAIGEMESGRDVEIEAFLDAQVQRSVPPTFATTFTYGMPGDESFSPDGLIHAEQSFTYHRPLRVGETYYCSQHLADTSTRVMRGMRMTFYVYEQYVDSDAERMITARMVVFRRTQLKPEEGEAQ is encoded by the coding sequence ATGAGTCATTCAATTGAAGAGGCGAGAGCGTACGCCATCAAGCAACAGGTGACCATCGAGGCGCTCACAGCCTTTTTGTTGGCCATCGGTGAAATGGAGTCAGGGCGTGACGTTGAGATTGAGGCGTTTCTTGATGCGCAAGTTCAGCGATCCGTGCCACCGACGTTTGCCACAACATTCACATACGGGATGCCAGGCGATGAATCTTTTTCGCCAGACGGCCTCATTCACGCTGAACAGTCATTTACCTACCATCGTCCGCTTCGCGTTGGCGAGACCTACTACTGTTCACAACATCTCGCAGACACATCCACGCGTGTCATGCGGGGCATGCGCATGACGTTTTATGTCTACGAGCAGTATGTCGACAGCGATGCGGAGCGTATGATCACAGCGCGCATGGTCGTTTTTCGCCGT